The following are from one region of the Treponema denticola genome:
- a CDS encoding TIGR03943 family putative permease subunit: protein MKKIFLSVFIEKIIRSLLLLIGSFIFIYAVVSQKALLYVHIRHIGIIIFSAMVFFIIGILTMRDAFYFPYHTHSKRKSPLYLIIFLLPILFALLIPYKALTSDSLAFNGDIFLFQKQKEEAGYNFNFRPSRLLELEDGFVVMDDETFGRWLPELYLNLDSWVNKKIKIEGSVWKNPEVLTENEFAIGRMLMVCCAADMQPAGLIAQWFKANELKEDDWVRVTGTISKIEYEGSFEPLIIVDNIEFIPRPALEYVYPF from the coding sequence ATGAAAAAAATATTTTTAAGTGTTTTTATTGAAAAAATTATACGCTCCTTATTGTTATTGATAGGGTCTTTTATTTTTATCTATGCAGTAGTTTCACAAAAAGCGCTGCTATATGTTCATATCCGGCACATCGGTATAATTATTTTTTCGGCTATGGTATTTTTTATAATAGGGATTCTTACAATGAGGGATGCCTTTTATTTTCCATATCACACACATTCAAAAAGAAAAAGCCCCTTGTACTTAATAATTTTTTTACTGCCAATTTTGTTTGCGCTCCTTATTCCCTACAAAGCTTTAACTTCGGACTCTCTTGCATTTAACGGAGATATTTTTTTATTTCAAAAGCAAAAAGAAGAAGCCGGTTATAATTTCAATTTTAGACCGAGCAGACTTTTGGAATTGGAAGACGGCTTTGTGGTTATGGATGATGAAACCTTCGGACGCTGGTTGCCTGAACTTTATCTGAATTTGGACTCATGGGTAAATAAGAAGATAAAAATCGAAGGCAGTGTTTGGAAAAATCCTGAAGTTTTAACTGAAAACGAATTCGCTATAGGAAGAATGTTGATGGTTTGCTGTGCAGCCGATATGCAGCCGGCAGGTCTTATAGCTCAATGGTTTAAGGCCAATGAGCTAAAAGAGGACGATTGGGTACGCGTTACAGGAACAATTTCAAAAATAGAATATGAAGGCAGTTTCGAACCTCTAATCATAGTCGATAATATAGAATTTATTCCGCGTCCTGCCTTAGAATATGTCTATCCTTTTTAA